One Cucurbita pepo subsp. pepo cultivar mu-cu-16 chromosome LG11, ASM280686v2, whole genome shotgun sequence DNA window includes the following coding sequences:
- the LOC111805679 gene encoding protein STRICTOSIDINE SYNTHASE-LIKE 4-like, which produces MAEREATSGASKSWAPAVGGFLIASFVGVCLQIMFFSPISPDPVLELPSASSSFPALNNELQKLSKLGEGFLKGPEDVCVDSSAGIVYTATRDGWIKRLHPNGSWENWKNTHSQTLLGLAQSPSKDGGILVCDTLKGILKVKDDGFSVLVSSHVNQTRIISFPDDVVEAADGSLYFSDASAKFGLHNWYLDFLEAKPHGRLLKYDPSSNRVSTLLDGLRFANGVALSADQRYVVVCESFKYRCVKYWVKGEKEGETEILIDNLPGSPDNINLGSDGSFWIAVIQPVRDGWEWFVRWKMGRHILASFPSMYELLVSGVGQRATVVKVGADGRIVRRLDDPDGKVISFLTSAVEFRDHLYLGSLKVDFLGKLPLSSSPAVSTA; this is translated from the exons ATGGCCGAAAGGGAAGCCACGTCTGGAGCGTCGAAGTCATGGGCACCGGCGGTGGGAGGCTTCCTGATAGCTTCCTTCGTCGGCGTGTGTCTCCAGATTATGTTCTTCTCGCCCATATCCCCAGACCCAGTTCTTGAATTGCCTTCTGCCAGCTCCTCCTTTCCTGCACTCAACAACGAGTTGCAGAAGCTAAGTAAACTGGGAGAGGGCTTTCTGAAGGGTCCGGAAGATGTTTGTGTGGATTCATCGGCAGGTATTGTATATACCGCTACCAGAGACGGCTGGATCAAGCGACTCCATCCCAACGGATCTTGGGAGAATTGGAAGAACACCCACTCCCAAACTCTGCTTGGACTCGCCCAATCCCCATCCAAGGACGGCGGAATCCTCGTTTGTGATACTCTAAAG GGCATCCTTAAGGTGAAGGATGATGGGTTctctgttcttgtttcttcacATGTGAACCAAACCAGAATTATAAG CTTTCCAGACGACGTGGTGGAGGCGGCAGATGGCAGCCTTTACTTCAGCGATGCAAGCGCTAAATTTGGACTGCACAATTGGTATTTGGACTTTCTGGAAGCGAAACCTCACGGTCGCCTCCTTAAGTACGACCCTTCCTCAAACCGAGTATCCACCCTTCTGGATGGTCTCCGTTTTGCCAACGGCGTTGCTCTCTCCGCAGACCAACGCTATGTGGTGGTCTGCGAAAGCTTCAA ATATAGATGCGTCAAGTATTGGGTGAAGGGGGAGAAGGAAGGGGAAACGGAAATATTGATCGACAATCTTCCGGGATCGCCAGACAACATAAACCTGGGTTCGGACGGGTCGTTTTGGATCGCTGTGATCCAGCCGGTTCGTGATGGGTGGGAGTGGTTTGTGAGGTGGAAGATGGGAAGGCACATTCTGGCGAGTTTTCCGAGTATGTATGAGCTGCTTGTCAGCGGCGTAGGGCAGAGAGCAACGGTGGTCAAAGTGGGGGCGGATGGGAGGATTGTTAGGAGACTGGACGATCCTGACGGGAAGGTTATCTCCTTCCTCACAAGCGCTGTGGAGTTTCGGGATCATCTGTACTTGGGAAGTCTCAAGGTCGACTTCCTTGGCAAGTTGCCCTTATCTTCTTCTCCTGCGGTGTCCACCGCTTGA
- the LOC111805681 gene encoding pollen receptor-like kinase 3, protein MAAVRIVFLFLLLGGLPLSCPLSEKEALLKLKQSFTHSGSLNSWNADSVPCSARWTGIICNKGVITGLHLSGLQLSGTIDVEALIQLPRLRTISLIDNKFTGPIPEFNKIGVLKALLLTRNQFFGDIPDDFFSTLTSLKKVYLSSNNFSGNIPNSLAQLSHLLELHLDRNQFSGPLPNLKYASIITSLDVSNNNLQGQIPDSLSKFDAKAFAGNEGLCGNPLPKSCEDNASPPPPPGESQANISKLVVASLIAVVVFLMVFIFLSASKRREDEFSMLGRDREEVVEVHVPGSAQDRQSIRRGGGDSRRGSKQGKAGMTDLVVINDERGTFGMADLMKAAAEVLGNGGLGSAYKAVMSNGLSVVVKRMREMNKIGKDGFDAEMRRLGRLRHQNILTPLAYHYRREEKLVVSEYVPKGSLLYVLHGDRGACHADLDWETRLIIVKGIASGLGFLHSEFATYDLPHGNLKSSNVLLCDDYEPLLSDYAFHPLINPSNASQAMFAYKAPEYAQNQEVSPKSDVYCLGIIILEIMTSKFPSQYLTNGKGGTDVVQWVSSAVAEKREAELIDPEIANDAPDELDRMVQLLTIGADCTHATPQQRPDMKEAIRRIEEI, encoded by the exons ATGGCCGCTGTTCGAATCGTGTTCCTGTTCCTCCTCCTGGGTGGTCTCCCCCTGTCGTGTCCCCTGTCCGAGAAGGAGGCCCTCCTCAAGCTGAAGCAATCCTTCACCCATTCCGGATCCCTCAACTCATGGAACGCGGACTCAGTCCCCTGCTCGGCTCGATGGACTGGCATCATCTGCAACAAGGGCGTCATCACCGGCCTACATCTCTCCGGCCTCCAACTCTCAGGCACCATTGACGTGGAAGCTCTCATCCAGCTCCCCCGCCTGAGAACCATCAGCTTAATCGACAACAAATTCACCGGCCCCATTCCTGAGTTCAACAAAATCGGGGTTCTCAAGGCGCTCCTCCTCACCCGGAACCAATTCTTCGGGGATATCCCGGACGATTTCTTTTCAACCCTCACCTCCCTCAAGAAGGTATATCTCTCCTCCAACAACTTCTCCGGGAACATTCCAAATTCTCTGGCCCAACTCTCCCATCTCCTCGAACTCCACCTCGACAGAAACCAATTCTCCGGCCCTCTCCCCAACCTCAAATACGCCTCCATTATAACCTCCCTCGATGTCTCCAACAACAACCTCCAGGGCCAAATACCCGACAGCCTCTCCAAATTCGACGCAAAGGCATTCGCCGGAAATGAAGGCCTCTGCGGGAACCCACTCCCCAAATCCTGCGAAGACAAtgcttctcctcctcctcctcctggGGAGTCCCAAGCCAACATCTCCAAGTTGGTAGTGGCTTCATTGATAGCCGTGGTTGTGTTTCTGATGGTGTTTATATTTCTGAGCGCGTCGAAGCGCAGAGAGGACGAGTTCAGCATGCTTGGGAGGGATCGggaggaggtggtggaggTGCACGTGCCTGGTTCAGCCCAGGATAGGCAGTCGATTAGGAGAGGAGGTGGGGACTCCAGGAGAGGCTCCAAACAGGGGAAGGCAGGGATGACCGATCTTGTGGTGATCAACGACGAGAGGGGTACGTTTGGGATGGCGGATTTGATGAAGGCGGCAGCGGAGGTGCTGGGGAATGGCGGGTTGGGGTCGGCGTACAAGGCGGTCATGTCGAACGGGCTGTCAGTGGTGGTGAAGAGAATGagagaaatgaacaaaataggGAAGGATGGGTTCGATGCGGAGATGAGGCGGCTGGGAAGACTGCGGCATCAGAACATACTAACGCCTTTGGCGTATCATTATAGGAGAGAGGAGAAGCTGGTGGTGTCAGAGTACGTTCCGAAGGGCAGCCTGTTGTACGTGTTGCACG GTGACCGTGGAGCCTGCCATGCTGACCTTGACTGGGAGACCCGGCTAATAATTGTGAAGGGGATCGCAAGTGGTCTGGGGTTCCTCCATTCGGAATTCGCGACCTACGATCTGCCGCATGGGAATCTCAAGTCCAGCAACGTTCTTCTATGCGACGACTACGAGCCACTTCTGAGCGACTACGCGTTTCATCCGCTCATCAATCCCAGCAATGCGAGCCAGGCAATGTTCGCCTACAAAGCCCCCGAGTACGCCCAGAACCAGGAAGTTTCTCCCAAGTCTGATGTTTATTGCCTTGGAATTATCATTCTGGAAATAATGACCAGCAAGTTTCCTTCTCAATATCTAACCAATGGCAAGGGTGGCACCGATGTGGTGCAGTGGGTCTCCTCCGCAGTAGCCGAGAAGAGGGAGGCGGAACTCATCGACCCTGAGATTGCAAACGACGCCCCCGACGAACTGGATCGAATGGTCCAGCTACTCACAATCGGCGCGGATTGCACTCACGCCACTCCTCAGCAACGGCCGGATATGAAGGAAGCCATTAGGAGAATAGAAGAGATTTGA
- the LOC111805429 gene encoding oligouridylate-binding protein 1-like isoform X1 has translation MHYQRLRQQAMVQHSLYPHPALLAAPQIEPILSGNLPPGFDSSTCRSVYVGNIHPQVTEPLLQEVFSSIGPIEGCKLIRKEKSSYGFVDYFDRRSAAVSIISLNGRNLFGQPVKVNWAYASSQREDTSGHFNIFVGDLSPEVTDATLFACFSVYPSCSDARVMWDQKTGRSRGYGFVAFRSEQDAQSAINDLNGKWLGSRQIRCNWATKGASSGDDKQSSDSRSVVELTTGSSEGGQEKSNEEAPENNSQYTTVYVGNLAPEVTSVDLHRYFHALGAGMIEDVRVQRDKGFGFVRYSTHAEAALAIQMGNARVVCGKPIKCSWGSKPTPPGTNSTPLPPPNVGHMPGLSAADLAAYERQMVLSKMGAAQALMHPQAAQHALKQAAMGMGMGIGMGGAGTSQTIYDGGFQNIATTQQLMYY, from the exons ATGCATTATCAGAGGCTTAGACAGCAGGCAATGGTGCAGCACTCTCTGTATCCCCACCCCGCCCTCCTCGCTGCTCCTCAG ATAGAGCCTATCTTGAGTGGAAACCTGCCTCCTGGCTTTGATTCAAGTACATGCCGCAGTGT gTATGTCGGAAACATTCATCCCCAAGTCACCGAGCCTCTTCTTCAAGAAGTTTTCTCAAGCATTGGACCCATTGAAGGATGTAAGCTCATTAGGAAGGAGAAG TCCTCCTATGGTTTTGTGGATTACTTTGACCGCAGATCAGCTGCAGTTTCTATTATTTCTCTCAATGGAAGAAACTT GTTTGGACAACCTGTAAAAGTTAATTGGGCATATGCAAGTAGTCAGAGGGAAGATACATCTG gtcattttaatatatttgttggTGATCTCAGCCCTGAGGTTACTGATGCTACGTTGTTTGCATGCTTTTCTGTTTACCCCAGTTGTTC GGATGCAAGAGTTATGTGGGACCAGAAAACTGGACGCTCGAGGGGCTATGGTTTTGTTGCATTTCGGAGTGAGCAG GATGCTCAAAGTGCAATTAATGACCTAAATG GAAAGTGGCTTGGGAGTCGACAGATTAGGTGTAATTGGGCCACAAAAGGTGCTAGTTCTGGTGATGACAAACAGAGTTCAGATTCCAGAAGTGTTGTAGAGCTTACAACTGGATCTTCAG AGGGTGGTCAAGAGAAATCCAATGAGGAGGCACCCGAGAATAATTCTCAATACACAACCGTATATGTGGGGAATCTGGCTCCCGAG GTTACGTCAGTTGATCTTCACCGTTATTTTCATGCCCTTGGTGCCGGGATGATTGAAGATGTTAGGGTACAACGGGATAAAGGTTTTGGGTTTGTGAGATATAGCACTCATGCTGAAGCAGCTTTAGCCATCCAAATGGGCAATGCTAGAGTTGTCTGTGGCAAACCAATTAAG TGTTCATGGGGTAGCAAGCCAACCCCGCCAGGGACGAATTCTACCCCCCTTCCTCCACCGAATGTGGGACACATGCCAGGTTTGTCTGCAGCCGACCTTGCTGCCTATGAACGGCAAATGGTATTGAGCAAAATGGGTGCGGCACAAGCGCTAATGCATCCACAGGCCGCTCAGCATGCCCTCAAGCAGGCAGCCATGGGAATGGGGATGGGAATTGGGATGGGCGGTGCTGGCACTAGTCAAACTATATATGACGGTGGGTTCCAAAATATTGCAACCACCCAACAGCTCATGTATTACTAG
- the LOC111805429 gene encoding oligouridylate-binding protein 1C-like isoform X2 — MHYQRLRQQAMVQHSLYPHPALLAAPQSSYGFVDYFDRRSAAVSIISLNGRNLFGQPVKVNWAYASSQREDTSGHFNIFVGDLSPEVTDATLFACFSVYPSCSDARVMWDQKTGRSRGYGFVAFRSEQDAQSAINDLNGKWLGSRQIRCNWATKGASSGDDKQSSDSRSVVELTTGSSEGGQEKSNEEAPENNSQYTTVYVGNLAPEVTSVDLHRYFHALGAGMIEDVRVQRDKGFGFVRYSTHAEAALAIQMGNARVVCGKPIKCSWGSKPTPPGTNSTPLPPPNVGHMPGLSAADLAAYERQMVLSKMGAAQALMHPQAAQHALKQAAMGMGMGIGMGGAGTSQTIYDGGFQNIATTQQLMYY; from the exons ATGCATTATCAGAGGCTTAGACAGCAGGCAATGGTGCAGCACTCTCTGTATCCCCACCCCGCCCTCCTCGCTGCTCCTCAG TCCTCCTATGGTTTTGTGGATTACTTTGACCGCAGATCAGCTGCAGTTTCTATTATTTCTCTCAATGGAAGAAACTT GTTTGGACAACCTGTAAAAGTTAATTGGGCATATGCAAGTAGTCAGAGGGAAGATACATCTG gtcattttaatatatttgttggTGATCTCAGCCCTGAGGTTACTGATGCTACGTTGTTTGCATGCTTTTCTGTTTACCCCAGTTGTTC GGATGCAAGAGTTATGTGGGACCAGAAAACTGGACGCTCGAGGGGCTATGGTTTTGTTGCATTTCGGAGTGAGCAG GATGCTCAAAGTGCAATTAATGACCTAAATG GAAAGTGGCTTGGGAGTCGACAGATTAGGTGTAATTGGGCCACAAAAGGTGCTAGTTCTGGTGATGACAAACAGAGTTCAGATTCCAGAAGTGTTGTAGAGCTTACAACTGGATCTTCAG AGGGTGGTCAAGAGAAATCCAATGAGGAGGCACCCGAGAATAATTCTCAATACACAACCGTATATGTGGGGAATCTGGCTCCCGAG GTTACGTCAGTTGATCTTCACCGTTATTTTCATGCCCTTGGTGCCGGGATGATTGAAGATGTTAGGGTACAACGGGATAAAGGTTTTGGGTTTGTGAGATATAGCACTCATGCTGAAGCAGCTTTAGCCATCCAAATGGGCAATGCTAGAGTTGTCTGTGGCAAACCAATTAAG TGTTCATGGGGTAGCAAGCCAACCCCGCCAGGGACGAATTCTACCCCCCTTCCTCCACCGAATGTGGGACACATGCCAGGTTTGTCTGCAGCCGACCTTGCTGCCTATGAACGGCAAATGGTATTGAGCAAAATGGGTGCGGCACAAGCGCTAATGCATCCACAGGCCGCTCAGCATGCCCTCAAGCAGGCAGCCATGGGAATGGGGATGGGAATTGGGATGGGCGGTGCTGGCACTAGTCAAACTATATATGACGGTGGGTTCCAAAATATTGCAACCACCCAACAGCTCATGTATTACTAG
- the LOC111805427 gene encoding auxin response factor 19-like, whose amino-acid sequence MKAPPNGFLPNSGEGERKNINSELWHACAGPLVSLPPVGSLVVYFPQGHSEQVAASMNKETDFIPSYPNLPSKLICMLHNVTLHADLETDEVYAQMTLQPVNKYEKEALLASDIGLKQNRQPAEFFCKTLTASDTSTHGGFSVPRRAAEKIFPPLDYSMQPPAQELVARDLHDNSWTFRHIYRGQPKRHLLTTGWSVFVSTKRLFAGDSVLFIRDEKSQLLLGIRRANRQQPALSSSVISSDSMHIGILASAAHAAANNSPFTIFYNPRASPSEFVIPLAKYNKAMYAQVSLGMRFRMMFETEESGVRRYMGTITGISDMDSVRWKNSQWRNLQVGWDESAAGERPNRVSIWEVEPVVTPFYICPPPFFRPKFPKQPGMPDDESEIENAFKRAMPWFGDEFGMKDASSSIFPGLSLVQWMSMQHNNQFPAAQSGILPSMVAPSALHGTLTNDESSKLLSFQAPLMSSPNLQFSKANQQNQVAQLPPTTWSQQQQVQQMLQVPASQQLQQQQQQQLPLQQELQQQVPQQQQLQMQQXLLQVPASQQLQQQQLPLQQELQQQVPQQQQLQMQQPQRQQQTSQSALLNNSVTAPNHLPNQTLQQPLVYSQLQQQQLLAGNIQSHQTSQPSNKNLFQTTSLSQEVQFQPQIEQQPSLLPKHQQPTQVQQAPLQLMQQSLSQRAQQQPQVQQFSQPVPTEQQLQLQLLQKLQPQQQHPLLSPSSPLLPPQLLQQQNVHQQNQQLPPLPLSNQQQFNTSGGSLQTEKHNSNGFSSLGLMQSQQAPITHSHNQFKPTMAIRAYSGLTDGDAPSCSTSPSTNNCQVSASNMLNKNQQGAATLGGDPVAEPATNLAQDLQRKPDLRIKHEFPSSKGLDQLKYKGTVPDQLEACSSGTSYCLDAGTIQQTFPLPTCLDNDVQSHPRNNIPFSNSMDGLAPDTLLSRGYDSQKDLQNLLSNYGGGVPRDIETELSTAAISSQSFGVPNLPFKSDCSNDVNVNEAGALSSGLWANHSQRMRTYTKVCHPTLCLLPLVSPVNSKRYQ is encoded by the exons ATGAAAGCTCCCCCAAATGGGTTTCTGCCCAATTCTGGAGAAG GTGAAAGGAAGAACATCAATTCTGAGCTATGGCATGCTTGTGCTGGGCCTCTTGTTTCGTTACCTCCAGTTGGAAGTCTTGTGGTTTACTTCCCTCAAGGCCACAGTGAACAA GTTGCAGCTTCGATGAATAAGGAGACTGATTTCATTCCAAGCTACCCTAACCTTCCTTCTAAGTTGATCTGCATGCTCCATAACGTCACGTTACAT GCTGATCTTGAAACGGATGAAGTGTATGCACAAATGACCCTTCAACCAGTGAATAAA TACGAAAAAGAAGCTTTATTGGCATCTGATATTGGCCTCAAGCAAAACAGGCAGCCTGCTGAATTCTTCTGTAAAACTCTAACAGCTAGCGACACCAGCACTCACGGTGGATTTTCTGTGCCTCGTCGTGCAGCTGAGAAGATTTTTCCCCCATTA gaCTACTCGATGCAACCCCCTGCTCAGGAACTAGTGGCTAGAGATTTGCATGATAATTCGTGGACATTCAGACATATTTACCGCG GCCAACCAAAAAGACACCTTCTGACCACTGGTTGGAGTGTTTTTGTCAGCACAAAACGACTCTTTGCTGGAGATTCGGTGCTCTTTATAAG AGATGAAAAGTCACAGCTTCTCTTAGGCATAAGGCGTGCTAACAGGCAGCAGCCAGCTCTGTCTTCATCAGTCATATCAAGTGATAGCATGCACATAGGAATTCTTGCTTCTGCTGCTCATGCAGCTGCAAATAACAGTCCTTTTACCATATTTTACAACCCTAG GGCCAGTCCTTCTGAATTTGTGATTCCTTTGGCCAAGTATAATAAGGCAATGTATGCACAAGTTTCCCTTGGCATGCGATTTAGGATGATGTTTGAAACCGAGGAGTCGGGAGTACGTAGATATATGGGTACAATTACTGGTATCAGTGACATGGATTCCGTACGATGGAAAAATTCACAATGGCGCAATCTTCAG GTCGGATGGGATGAATCGGCAGCTGGTGAACGACCAAACCGAGTTTCAATATGGGAGGTTGAGCCTGTTGTGACTCCTTTTTACATATGTCCACCTCCATTCTTCAGGCCCAAATTCCCTAAACAACCAGGGATGCCAG ACGATGAATCTGAGATTGAAAATGCTTTTAAGAGAGCGATGCCATGGTTTGGTGATGAGTTCGGCATGAAAGATGCGTCAAGCTCGATCTTTCCTGGTTTAAGCTTAGTGCAGTGGATGAGCATGCAACATAATAATCAGTTCCCAGCAGCTCAATCTGGAATTTTGCCGTCCATGGTTGCTCCTAGTGCTCTGCATGGAACTCTTACTAATGACGAGTCATCCAAATTATTGAGTTTTCAAGCACCACTAATGTCTTCGCCAAATCTCCAATTCAGCAAAGCAAATCAACAGAACCAAGTTGCCCAGTTGCCACCGACTACGTGGTCTCAACAGCAGCAGGTGCAGCAGATGTTACAAGTTCCTGCTAGCCAACAgttgcagcagcagcagcagcagcagttgCCACTCCAGCAGGAGCTGCAGCAGCAGGTGCCCCAGCAGCAGCAACTCCAGATGCAACAGCNGTTGTTACAAGTTCCTGCTAGCCAACAgttgcagcagcagcagttgCCACTCCAGCAGGAGCTGCAGCAGCAGGTGCCCCAGCAGCAGCAACTCCAGATGCAACAGCCACAACGACAACAGCAGACCTCCCAATCTGCTCTTCTGAACAACAGTGTTACTGCTCCGAACCATTTGCCAAATCAGACTTTGCAACAACCGCTTGTATACTCTCAGCTACAACAACAGCAATTGCTTGCAGGCAATATACAATCACATCAAACTAGCCAACCATCCAATAAAAACTTATTTCAGACTACATCTTTATCACAAGAAGTACAGTTTCAGCCACAAATAGAGCAGCAACCTAGTCTTCTTCCGAAACACCAGCAGCCAACACAAGTTCAACAGGCCCCACTACAGTTAATGCAACAAAGTCTGTCTCAGAGAGCACAACAACAGCCACAAGTTCAGCAATTTTCACAGCCAGTCCCAACAGAGCAACAACTTCAATTACAGCTGCTACAGAAGCTGCAGCCGCAGCAGCAGCATCCGTTGCTCTCCCCATCTAGCCCACTGTTACCACCTCAGCTGCTACAGCAGCAGAATGTTCATCAGCAAAACCA ACAGTTACCACCATTGCCTTTGTCCAATCAGCAGCAGTTCAATACTAGTGGAGGCAGCTTACAAACAGAAAAACATAACAGCAATGGCTTTTCAAGTTTAGGCCTCATGCAGTCCCAGCAGGCTCCTATAACCCATTCCCATAACCAATTCAAACCAACCATGGCAATTAGAGCATACTCTGGACTGACTGATGGAGATGCTCCGTCTTGTTCAACCTCGCCTTCCACTAATAATTGCCAAGTTTCAGCATCAAACATGCTCAATAAGAACCAACAAGGAGCAGCCACACTGGGGGGAGACCCAGTAGCTGAGCCTGCAACTAACCTGGCTCAGGACCTACAAAGAAAACCTGATTTGAGAATCAAACATGAGTTTCCTAGCTCAAAAGGATTGGACCAACTAAAGTACAAAGGCACTGTTCCTGATCAGTTAGAAGCGTGTTCTTCTGGGACATCATATTGTTTGGATGCTGGCACCATTCAGCAGACTTTCCCACTCCCGACATGTTTGGATAATGATGTACAATCACATCCACGAAACAATATCCCTTTCAGTAATAGCATGGATGGGTTGGCACCAGATACCTTATTATCGAGGGGATACGACTCGCAAAAAGATCTTCAGAACTTACTTTCTAACTATGGTGGTGGTGTGCCTAGAGATATTGAAACAGAGTTGTCCACTGCTGCAATCAGCTCTCAGTCATTTGGGGTCCCAAACTTGCCTTTTAAGTCTGACTGCTCAAATGATGTCAACGTAAATGAAGCTGGAGCTTTGAGTAGTGGACTGTGGGCAAACCACAGTCAACGTATGCGTACATACACAAAGGTTTGCCACCCCACTTTATGTCTACTTCCTTTAGTATCCCCTGTGAATAGTAAACGATATCAATGA